The following coding sequences are from one Comamonas koreensis window:
- a CDS encoding hydroxyacid dehydrogenase: MTFCIFVTAPRLAPSGVDLLAQANARVIYLQDGNSAEEVEHIMATEPVDAVISRTVALSAKAIASCPTLKVISKHGVGVSNIDVEAATARGIPVYVTPGANAQSVAEMTLGLMFAAARRIAWMDSELHAGRWSRVQDGIELQGRTLALVGFGQIGQRVAAAALAIGMQVVAFDPALAQSSNPAVRLLGSFEELLGHADVLSLHVPLNKHTRGMLGAEQIAKLPRGAIVVNTARGEVIDEAALIDALKTGQLYAAGLDTMHEEPLPAGHPLTRLPNVVLTPHVGGSTPAALAGMASGAARNVLGWLQGQPADAAACVNGQVLA, translated from the coding sequence ATGACTTTCTGCATCTTTGTTACCGCACCCCGTCTGGCCCCAAGCGGGGTTGACCTGCTGGCCCAGGCCAATGCCCGTGTCATCTATCTGCAGGATGGCAACAGCGCCGAGGAGGTGGAGCACATCATGGCGACCGAACCGGTCGATGCCGTCATCTCGCGCACCGTCGCGCTGTCGGCCAAGGCCATTGCCTCCTGCCCCACGCTCAAGGTCATCTCCAAGCATGGCGTGGGCGTCAGCAATATCGATGTCGAGGCGGCCACGGCGCGCGGCATTCCTGTGTATGTGACGCCAGGCGCCAATGCCCAGTCCGTGGCCGAGATGACCTTGGGCCTGATGTTTGCCGCAGCCCGCCGTATTGCCTGGATGGACAGCGAACTGCATGCCGGCCGCTGGTCGCGCGTGCAGGATGGCATCGAGCTGCAGGGCCGCACCTTGGCGTTGGTCGGGTTCGGGCAGATCGGGCAGCGGGTGGCAGCGGCTGCGCTGGCCATCGGCATGCAGGTGGTTGCGTTTGACCCGGCTCTGGCGCAGAGCTCCAACCCCGCCGTTCGTCTGCTGGGCTCTTTCGAGGAGCTGCTGGGCCATGCCGATGTGCTGAGCCTGCATGTACCCCTGAACAAGCACACCCGCGGCATGCTGGGTGCCGAACAGATCGCCAAACTGCCACGCGGCGCGATCGTGGTGAACACCGCGCGCGGCGAGGTGATCGACGAGGCTGCGCTGATCGATGCCTTGAAGACCGGGCAGCTCTATGCCGCCGGCCTGGACACCATGCACGAGGAGCCACTGCCTGCCGGCCACCCGCTGACCCGCCTGCCCAATGTGGTGCTGACCCCGCATGTGGGCGGCTCCACGCCCGCCGCCTTGGCCGGCATGGCCTCGGGCGCCGCGCGCAATGTGCTGGGCTGGCTGCAGGGGCAGCCGGCCGATGCGGCCGCCTGCGTGAACGGGCAAGTACTGGCTTGA
- a CDS encoding LysR family transcriptional regulator — MDINFRDLKYFEAVADAGHVGLAADKLGRTQPALSKAIQRLEEAFACELFERKGRGIQLTAVGEVLLARARLLRGTTEEVLREVNDFSRGQAGHVRIGSGPIAADYVLPEICNLLLAEAPETTIDITTGPSLMLRERLKEGSLDLLIGLMPDDDEELVSHAIVDDVVVVATSRRHPVFSLPQITVESLLRWKWVLPLESIPSRQWLDAAFRARGLSTPQVQINANSIPLLPRLIAHNELLSFLSRHTLAEARGHQALREVPLKELQLLRKLGVTYRRSGYLSPAARRLLNLLRERGRSLFVGAGD, encoded by the coding sequence ATGGACATCAATTTCCGGGACCTCAAATACTTCGAAGCGGTGGCAGATGCCGGCCATGTCGGCCTGGCTGCCGACAAGCTGGGCCGCACGCAGCCGGCCCTGAGCAAGGCCATCCAGCGGCTGGAGGAAGCTTTTGCGTGCGAGCTGTTTGAGCGCAAGGGCCGGGGCATCCAGCTCACCGCCGTGGGCGAGGTGCTGCTGGCCCGGGCCCGGCTGCTGCGGGGCACGACCGAGGAAGTGCTGCGCGAGGTCAACGACTTCTCGCGGGGGCAAGCCGGCCATGTGCGCATTGGCAGCGGCCCCATCGCCGCCGACTATGTCCTGCCCGAAATCTGCAACCTGCTGCTGGCCGAGGCGCCCGAGACCACGATCGACATCACCACCGGGCCCAGCCTAATGCTCCGAGAGCGCTTGAAGGAAGGCTCGCTCGATCTGCTGATCGGCCTGATGCCGGACGACGATGAGGAGCTGGTATCGCATGCCATCGTCGACGACGTCGTCGTGGTCGCCACCAGCCGCCGGCACCCCGTGTTTTCGCTGCCGCAGATCACTGTCGAGTCGCTGCTACGCTGGAAATGGGTGCTTCCGCTCGAGAGTATCCCCAGCCGGCAATGGCTGGATGCCGCCTTCCGCGCCCGGGGCCTCTCTACCCCGCAGGTGCAGATCAACGCCAACTCCATCCCCCTGCTGCCCCGCCTGATTGCCCACAACGAGCTGCTGAGCTTTCTGTCTCGCCACACCCTGGCAGAAGCGCGTGGCCACCAGGCGCTGCGCGAAGTACCGCTCAAGGAATTGCAGCTGCTCCGCAAGCTTGGCGTGACCTACCGCCGCTCCGGCTACCTATCGCCTGCGGCCCGCCGCTTGCTGAATCTGCTGCGGGAGCGGGGAAGGAGTTTGTTTGTGGGAGCTGGGGATTGA
- a CDS encoding sensor histidine kinase: MPPAQAQGQPWPGTAEAARSDWDAQQPPDNGWVPVKVPNDWNQQWPGYSGVVWYRLRWDISGEPQTQGLYIHYLMQAGVISVNGVELQRDPYLTEPMTRAWNTPRYLVLPAPLLHSGSNELLIRVSGYYAYQPALGPVEIGAPEPLRMAQQHSYLVRHNLNWLHLGVGATLGCFFLVLWLMRRQEAAYGWYAARQAAWVGFTVNFVSTTPWPFNHINTYAAVVSVAYVLYHGCNAMFVLRFMGRRWPRREAAMWLIIAALAAITLLVPDAQLRDMRNVMAWASSALLFTTAGVFVGLAWRNGNQAQRLLSLTALASALAMAHDLLVFTRIVDDNFYLATYTEPLATVGIALTLAWTFVQNTRRIESFNDEMQHHVAEARAELTESLAGRHELELLQARLGERVNIAHDLHDGLGGMLIGSITTLERTRGSLPPDQVLGMLRGMRDDLRLIIDLASAQHYGELSLAELLAPMRYRMSQLFEVHDMEVHWQLSHIDQLHLPTSASLDVLRILQEALTNAFKHSHAKRVDVVLAREAEQLLLQVQDNGVGLPAPKAANTPTHGTGLRSMQARAQRLGAQLSVGSQGGLTTVLLRVPLPTDAEGAETPEA; encoded by the coding sequence GTGCCGCCCGCGCAGGCGCAAGGCCAGCCCTGGCCTGGCACGGCCGAGGCGGCGCGCTCGGACTGGGATGCCCAGCAGCCACCCGACAACGGCTGGGTGCCGGTGAAGGTGCCCAACGACTGGAACCAGCAGTGGCCCGGCTATAGCGGCGTTGTCTGGTACCGGCTGCGCTGGGACATCAGCGGCGAGCCGCAGACCCAGGGCCTCTACATCCACTACCTGATGCAAGCCGGTGTCATCTCGGTCAACGGCGTGGAGCTGCAGCGCGACCCGTATCTGACCGAGCCGATGACACGCGCCTGGAACACGCCGCGCTACCTGGTGCTGCCCGCGCCGCTGCTGCACAGCGGCAGCAACGAGCTGCTGATCCGCGTGAGCGGCTACTACGCCTACCAGCCTGCGCTAGGCCCGGTTGAGATTGGTGCACCCGAGCCGCTGCGCATGGCACAGCAGCACAGCTACCTGGTGCGGCACAACCTCAACTGGCTGCACCTGGGCGTGGGGGCGACCCTGGGCTGCTTCTTCCTGGTGCTGTGGCTGATGCGCCGCCAAGAGGCCGCCTACGGCTGGTACGCCGCACGCCAGGCCGCCTGGGTGGGCTTTACCGTCAACTTTGTCAGCACCACGCCCTGGCCGTTCAACCATATCAATACCTATGCAGCCGTGGTGTCGGTTGCCTATGTGCTCTACCACGGCTGCAATGCCATGTTTGTGCTGCGCTTCATGGGCCGCCGCTGGCCCAGGCGCGAGGCCGCCATGTGGCTTATCATTGCCGCGCTGGCGGCCATTACCTTGCTGGTGCCTGATGCGCAGCTCAGAGACATGCGCAATGTGATGGCCTGGGCCTCGTCGGCCCTGCTGTTCACCACCGCTGGCGTGTTTGTCGGCCTGGCCTGGCGCAACGGCAACCAGGCGCAGCGCCTGCTGTCGCTCACGGCACTGGCCAGCGCCCTGGCGATGGCGCATGACCTGCTGGTCTTCACCCGCATCGTGGACGACAACTTCTACCTGGCCACCTACACCGAGCCACTGGCCACCGTAGGCATTGCGCTGACCCTGGCCTGGACCTTTGTGCAGAACACGCGGCGCATCGAGAGCTTCAACGACGAGATGCAGCACCATGTGGCCGAAGCCCGCGCCGAGCTGACCGAATCGCTGGCTGGCCGCCATGAGCTGGAGCTGCTGCAGGCCCGCCTGGGCGAGCGGGTCAACATTGCGCATGACCTGCACGACGGCCTGGGCGGCATGCTGATCGGCAGTATCACCACCTTGGAGCGCACACGCGGCTCGCTGCCACCCGACCAGGTGCTGGGCATGCTGCGCGGCATGCGCGATGACCTGCGGCTGATCATCGACCTGGCCTCCGCCCAGCACTATGGCGAGCTGTCGCTCGCAGAGCTGCTCGCCCCCATGCGCTACCGCATGAGCCAGCTGTTCGAAGTGCATGACATGGAGGTGCACTGGCAGCTGAGCCATATCGACCAGCTGCACCTGCCCACCAGCGCCAGCCTGGATGTCCTGCGCATTTTGCAAGAAGCCTTGACCAATGCCTTCAAGCACAGCCACGCCAAGCGCGTGGATGTGGTGCTGGCCCGCGAGGCCGAGCAACTGCTGCTGCAGGTGCAAGACAACGGCGTGGGCCTGCCTGCGCCCAAAGCAGCCAACACCCCCACGCACGGCACCGGCCTGCGCAGCATGCAAGCCCGGGCCCAGCGGCTGGGGGCGCAGTTGTCGGTAGGGTCGCAAGGCGGGCTCACAACGGTGCTGCTGCGGGTACCGCTGCCCACGGACGCAGAGGGTGCTGAAACACCTGAGGCCTGA
- a CDS encoding CitMHS family transporter: MLVALSFAMFACFIYLLISGRMSAVATLILVPTIFALIGGFGPEMGAMVIKGVRTIAPTGVLLIFAMAYFMLMTDTGLFDPIIRRIVGAVGGDPVKILIGTVALGYLVALDGDGATVYMIVLSAFLPIYKRLGLSLPLVAVLLLQCTGIGNLLPWGGPTARAAASMKVEMSEVFTPLFAPLLACVVWAFFMAWLFGKRERSRLGIVQLDTAQMLEQHPPAGWKLYFNWALTIGLMVGLVMEVLPLAYLFMLATAIAFVVNFPKHQDQQKRMAEHAPAILSVAMMLFAASVFIGILNETGMASALAKTIVAMVPEALGPYMAVVTALVSIPMTWVVSNDVFYFGMLPILAEAAAHYGVTGAEMARASLIGQPVHILSPLVASTYLLVSMLDLNYGAVQKQAIKWAVGSSMVMLLASLALGVVPLVK, from the coding sequence ATGCTCGTCGCATTGAGCTTTGCCATGTTTGCCTGTTTCATCTACCTGCTGATCAGCGGGCGGATGTCGGCCGTGGCCACCCTGATTCTGGTCCCGACCATTTTTGCGCTGATTGGAGGCTTTGGACCAGAGATGGGCGCCATGGTCATCAAGGGCGTTCGCACCATTGCACCGACCGGCGTTTTGCTGATCTTCGCGATGGCCTATTTCATGCTGATGACCGACACCGGTCTGTTCGATCCGATCATCCGCCGCATCGTCGGCGCGGTCGGCGGTGATCCCGTCAAGATCCTTATCGGCACCGTGGCGCTGGGCTACCTGGTCGCGCTCGATGGCGATGGCGCCACGGTCTACATGATTGTGCTGTCGGCCTTCTTGCCGATCTACAAACGCCTGGGCCTGTCCTTGCCGCTGGTGGCGGTGCTGCTGCTGCAGTGCACTGGCATTGGCAACCTGCTGCCCTGGGGCGGCCCAACGGCTCGGGCCGCCGCTTCGATGAAGGTCGAGATGTCGGAGGTGTTCACGCCGCTGTTCGCGCCACTGCTGGCCTGCGTGGTCTGGGCCTTCTTTATGGCCTGGCTGTTTGGCAAGCGTGAGCGCAGCCGCCTGGGCATCGTCCAGCTCGACACGGCGCAGATGCTCGAGCAGCACCCGCCTGCTGGCTGGAAGCTGTACTTCAACTGGGCGCTGACCATTGGCCTGATGGTTGGCCTGGTGATGGAAGTGCTGCCTCTGGCCTATTTATTCATGCTGGCCACCGCTATTGCCTTTGTCGTGAACTTCCCCAAGCACCAGGACCAGCAAAAGCGCATGGCCGAACATGCGCCCGCCATCCTGTCCGTAGCGATGATGCTGTTTGCTGCCAGCGTCTTTATCGGCATCCTGAACGAAACCGGCATGGCCTCGGCACTGGCCAAGACCATCGTCGCGATGGTTCCCGAGGCGCTGGGCCCTTATATGGCCGTGGTCACCGCCTTGGTCAGCATCCCGATGACCTGGGTCGTCTCCAACGATGTGTTCTATTTCGGCATGCTGCCCATCCTGGCGGAGGCCGCCGCCCATTACGGCGTGACGGGCGCCGAGATGGCCCGCGCTTCGCTCATCGGCCAGCCCGTGCACATTCTGAGCCCGCTGGTCGCCTCCACCTATTTGCTGGTCAGCATGCTGGATCTCAACTACGGCGCCGTGCAAAAGCAAGCGATCAAGTGGGCCGTGGGGTCAAGCATGGTGATGCTGCTGGCATCGCTGGCGCTGGGTGTGGTGCCTTTAGTGAAGTAA
- a CDS encoding TetR/AcrR family transcriptional regulator: MPSAKSSSDTLAPRERILVAAHALFYQDGIRATGVDKIIDQASVSKVTFYRQYPSKDELIRAYLDYRHGIWMSWFEMSLTQALHAGAAATLALSTTLRTWFSRADFRGCAFLNAAAELGSSNPEILKVVRQHKQEMAAVLDSLLASDGRPVGHALSLVIDGAIVHAQMGQVLDDVMDAFNVTAAAMLQR, translated from the coding sequence ATGCCTTCTGCAAAATCCTCCTCAGACACCCTCGCTCCTAGGGAGCGCATTCTTGTGGCCGCGCACGCGCTTTTCTACCAGGATGGCATCCGAGCCACCGGCGTAGACAAAATCATTGACCAGGCCAGCGTCAGCAAAGTCACGTTCTACCGCCAATACCCGAGCAAAGACGAGTTGATCCGGGCCTATCTTGACTATCGACATGGCATCTGGATGTCCTGGTTCGAGATGAGTTTGACGCAAGCCCTCCATGCAGGAGCGGCTGCCACGCTAGCACTCAGCACCACGTTGCGGACTTGGTTCAGCCGTGCTGATTTTCGGGGCTGTGCATTTCTCAACGCAGCGGCTGAGTTAGGCTCTTCTAACCCGGAAATTTTGAAAGTGGTGCGCCAACACAAGCAGGAAATGGCAGCGGTGCTCGACAGCCTGTTGGCCAGCGATGGCAGGCCTGTGGGCCATGCGCTGTCGTTGGTGATTGATGGCGCGATCGTCCATGCCCAAATGGGCCAAGTTTTGGATGACGTAATGGACGCCTTCAACGTAACGGCTGCGGCGATGCTTCAGCGCTAA
- a CDS encoding Bug family tripartite tricarboxylate transporter substrate binding protein, translating into MRNMTKKAAVAALAFACSAAFASAWPTRAITLVVPFAPGGNIDFTARAISDLIGKSLGQPVIVENRPGAGGVIGAAYVARAKPDGYTLLLGNSGPNAVANAVSKKVPYDGVKSFTVIGGITTNPAVLTISTHIPASNFAQFNAYARGRAGGASVGTAGNGSFTHLAIELVRAATATPITVIPYKGTGPAAADLMGHTLDAMVDQITTAAPLIRDGRVKAIAQLGPVRSPLMPDVPTLAEQGFPAVDATLYTGLFAPAGLPPAILDKLSSALTAALKDPKVQQRYREMGAEPTALTRVEFEAYVAAEAKRWANAAQTSKVSIDD; encoded by the coding sequence ATGCGCAATATGACGAAAAAGGCTGCAGTGGCAGCGCTGGCCTTCGCCTGCTCGGCGGCCTTTGCAAGCGCCTGGCCAACCCGCGCCATCACCCTGGTGGTGCCCTTTGCCCCGGGCGGCAACATCGATTTCACGGCACGGGCCATTTCGGACCTGATTGGCAAGTCGCTGGGCCAGCCGGTCATCGTCGAGAACCGGCCCGGCGCTGGCGGCGTGATCGGCGCGGCCTATGTGGCCCGCGCCAAGCCCGATGGCTATACCTTGCTGCTGGGCAACTCCGGCCCCAACGCGGTGGCCAATGCGGTCAGCAAAAAGGTGCCTTACGACGGCGTCAAGAGCTTCACGGTCATTGGTGGCATCACCACCAATCCGGCGGTGCTGACGATCTCCACCCATATCCCCGCCAGCAACTTTGCGCAGTTCAATGCCTATGCCAGGGGCCGCGCGGGCGGCGCCAGCGTGGGTACCGCTGGCAACGGCTCCTTCACCCATCTGGCGATCGAGCTGGTGCGGGCCGCCACGGCCACGCCCATTACCGTCATTCCCTACAAAGGCACAGGCCCTGCGGCGGCCGACCTGATGGGCCATACCCTGGATGCGATGGTGGACCAGATCACCACGGCCGCGCCGCTGATCCGGGATGGCCGAGTCAAGGCCATCGCCCAGCTGGGCCCTGTGCGCTCGCCGTTGATGCCCGATGTGCCCACCTTGGCGGAGCAGGGGTTCCCGGCGGTGGATGCCACGCTCTACACCGGCTTGTTTGCGCCTGCCGGTCTGCCTCCTGCCATCCTCGACAAACTCTCCAGCGCGCTGACCGCTGCCCTGAAGGACCCCAAGGTTCAGCAGCGCTACCGGGAGATGGGTGCCGAGCCCACGGCGCTGACGCGTGTGGAGTTTGAAGCCTATGTGGCAGCGGAAGCCAAGCGTTGGGCCAATGCGGCCCAGACCAGCAAGGTGTCGATCGATGACTGA
- a CDS encoding response regulator transcription factor, producing MAIAQLPVLLVDDDPDMLARLGAVLGSVGVAADQLCEAGSLAECQQLVTAPEGGLQPIVMALIDLGLPDGNGIDLIDWLRARNPVLPILVVSAWSTEEMILGALRAGANGYVLKERDDLEIALSVRNVLKGGAPIDPFIARRILDLVGRPARRPPTPSQPPDPALREALTEREREILDHVAAGMSNREIAECLHLSRWTIDTHIRHIYDKLAVSSRTQALRRAREHGLLR from the coding sequence ATGGCTATTGCGCAACTTCCCGTACTGCTGGTTGATGACGACCCCGACATGCTCGCCCGGCTGGGCGCCGTGCTGGGCTCGGTAGGCGTCGCAGCCGATCAGCTGTGCGAGGCCGGCTCGCTGGCCGAGTGCCAGCAATTGGTGACCGCGCCCGAGGGCGGCCTGCAGCCCATAGTGATGGCGCTGATCGATCTGGGCCTGCCCGATGGCAATGGCATTGACCTGATTGACTGGCTGCGCGCGCGCAACCCGGTGCTGCCGATTCTGGTGGTGTCGGCCTGGAGCACCGAGGAGATGATTCTGGGCGCGCTGCGCGCCGGCGCCAATGGCTATGTGCTCAAGGAGCGCGACGACCTGGAGATTGCGCTGTCGGTGCGCAATGTGCTCAAGGGCGGCGCGCCCATCGACCCCTTCATCGCCCGGCGTATTCTGGACCTGGTGGGGCGCCCGGCCAGGCGCCCTCCCACCCCGTCGCAGCCGCCGGACCCGGCGCTGCGCGAAGCGCTCACCGAGCGCGAGCGCGAGATCCTCGACCATGTCGCCGCCGGCATGAGCAACCGCGAAATCGCCGAATGCCTGCACCTATCCCGATGGACCATCGACACCCATATCCGGCATATCTACGACAAATTGGCCGTGAGCTCGCGCACGCAGGCCTTGCGGCGTGCACGCGAGCATGGCTTGTTGCGCTGA
- a CDS encoding DUF1348 family protein, with translation MEMRPPLPPLTREAAIQKVRMAEDGWNTRDAATVAMAYTLDTQWRNRAEFAHSRAEAQAFLERKWNKELDYRLIKELWLHEGNRIAVRYAYEWHDDAGHWFRSYGNENWEFEADGLMRRRYACINDMPIKESERKFHWPLGRRPDDHPGLSELGL, from the coding sequence ATGGAAATGCGCCCACCCCTGCCCCCCTTAACCCGCGAAGCCGCCATCCAAAAGGTGCGTATGGCTGAAGACGGCTGGAACACCCGAGATGCCGCTACAGTGGCTATGGCTTATACGCTGGATACACAGTGGCGCAACCGCGCCGAATTCGCGCACAGCAGAGCGGAGGCCCAGGCCTTCCTGGAGAGAAAGTGGAACAAGGAGCTGGACTACCGGCTCATCAAAGAGCTGTGGTTGCATGAAGGCAACCGGATCGCGGTTCGGTATGCGTATGAGTGGCATGACGACGCAGGCCATTGGTTCCGCTCGTACGGTAACGAGAACTGGGAGTTCGAAGCCGACGGCCTGATGCGACGCCGCTACGCCTGCATCAACGACATGCCGATCAAAGAGTCCGAGCGCAAGTTCCACTGGCCCCTTGGCCGCCGGCCGGATGACCATCCTGGACTGTCAGAGTTGGGGCTTTAA
- a CDS encoding sulfite exporter TauE/SafE family protein, producing MHDSMFFYGLLTATFLFAGLVKGVTGMGLPTVAMGLLGMVMPPAMAASLLVVPSLVTNIWQLFSGSAVAALVQRLWPMLAAMVIGTVGGSALLVQVDPRWSGFALGSALIAYAVYALLAPALTIQRALETWLSPLVGLVTGMVTGATGVFVMPAVPYLGALGLHKDELVQALGLSFSISTLALAAGLLANDALRLNQLGLSSLSVIPALLGMGLGASLRARISPQRFRLCFLLLLLVLGLELASRPFI from the coding sequence ATGCATGATTCAATGTTCTTTTATGGCTTGCTGACAGCCACCTTTCTTTTTGCCGGCTTGGTGAAGGGGGTGACCGGGATGGGGCTGCCGACGGTGGCGATGGGGCTGCTGGGCATGGTGATGCCGCCGGCCATGGCGGCATCCCTGTTGGTGGTGCCGTCCTTAGTCACCAATATTTGGCAACTGTTCTCTGGCAGCGCGGTGGCAGCGCTGGTGCAGCGCCTGTGGCCCATGCTGGCGGCCATGGTGATTGGGACGGTGGGCGGGTCCGCGCTCCTGGTGCAAGTTGACCCTCGCTGGTCCGGCTTCGCCCTGGGATCGGCCTTGATCGCGTATGCGGTCTATGCCTTGTTGGCGCCCGCGCTCACCATCCAGCGTGCGCTGGAGACATGGCTTTCACCATTGGTGGGGCTGGTTACCGGCATGGTCACGGGCGCCACCGGCGTCTTTGTCATGCCGGCCGTTCCCTACCTTGGCGCTCTTGGCTTGCACAAGGATGAGCTGGTGCAGGCGCTGGGGCTGTCCTTCAGCATCTCGACCCTGGCCCTTGCCGCAGGTTTGCTGGCCAACGACGCGTTACGCCTGAACCAGCTGGGTCTGTCGTCGCTCAGCGTCATCCCTGCATTGCTGGGCATGGGGCTTGGCGCTTCGCTCCGGGCGCGCATCAGCCCCCAGCGCTTTCGGCTGTGCTTTCTGCTGTTGCTGCTTGTCTTGGGACTCGAGCTTGCCTCTCGGCCCTTTATTTAA
- a CDS encoding amidohydrolase family protein — MTDAVATGKHASPALPSPLPVLSGQQWAGACDCHIHINDPRYPYAAGADLHPPAATVADYRQLQARLGTRRVVVVQPSSYGTDNRCTLDAVAELGLDVARAVVVVDASTSADDVAAMHQRGARGVRFNLLRPSPVAAGQMHAVARLIAPWGWHLQLHASADQIAALAPAIRDLPVPVVFDHLARLPGHGGSTHPAFDVVAQLLQQQRAWLKLSGAELDGAAEAPGYASAARVAQRFIALSPDRLVWGSNWPHPAIHKTGDAAPDDAALLRWLSACVPDSAVQRQILLDNACNLYGFSV; from the coding sequence ATGACTGATGCGGTAGCCACCGGCAAGCATGCGTCGCCTGCGCTGCCTTCGCCGCTGCCGGTTCTGTCAGGCCAGCAATGGGCGGGCGCCTGCGACTGCCATATTCATATCAACGATCCCCGCTACCCCTATGCGGCTGGGGCCGACCTCCATCCGCCCGCAGCCACTGTGGCCGATTACCGGCAGCTGCAGGCGCGGCTGGGCACCCGCAGGGTGGTGGTAGTGCAGCCCTCCAGCTACGGAACGGACAACCGCTGCACCTTGGATGCGGTGGCCGAGCTGGGCTTGGACGTTGCCCGCGCCGTCGTCGTGGTGGATGCCAGCACGAGCGCGGACGATGTGGCCGCGATGCACCAGCGCGGCGCCCGTGGCGTGCGCTTCAACCTGCTGCGGCCGTCGCCTGTGGCTGCTGGCCAGATGCATGCGGTGGCCCGGCTGATTGCACCCTGGGGCTGGCATCTGCAGCTACATGCCAGTGCTGATCAGATTGCTGCGCTGGCGCCCGCGATACGTGATTTGCCAGTGCCGGTGGTGTTTGACCACCTCGCCCGTTTGCCGGGCCATGGCGGCAGCACGCATCCCGCATTTGACGTGGTGGCCCAGCTGCTGCAGCAGCAGCGCGCCTGGCTCAAGCTGTCCGGCGCAGAGCTGGATGGCGCGGCCGAGGCGCCGGGCTACGCCTCCGCTGCCCGTGTCGCCCAGCGCTTTATTGCGCTGTCTCCTGACCGCCTGGTCTGGGGCAGCAACTGGCCGCACCCCGCTATCCACAAGACCGGAGATGCGGCCCCCGATGACGCAGCGCTGCTGCGTTGGCTGTCTGCCTGTGTACCCGATAGCGCTGTGCAACGGCAGATCCTGCTGGACAACGCCTGCAACTTGTACGGCTTCAGCGTTTGA
- a CDS encoding RraA family protein, giving the protein MSSDTTTTASLQWPAGYRINPRVDGPAADVVAAFREIPVAAIGDAMSRNIGTIGLRQYHARLDTVLCGPAVTVRVRPGDNLMIHKALMMVQPGDVLVIDGGGDVAQALVGGLIRTTCVAKKLGGLVIDGAVRDLCEWAEEGMPLFAKGHTHRGPSKDGPGEINIPISCAGMAVLPGDLIVGDADGVIAIPAAEAARVLELGRAHLVKEAKIRADNEAGRSDPERFDATLRAKGLPV; this is encoded by the coding sequence ATGAGTTCTGACACCACTACTACCGCATCGCTCCAATGGCCTGCGGGCTACCGCATCAACCCCCGTGTGGACGGGCCAGCCGCTGACGTTGTAGCCGCGTTTCGCGAGATTCCGGTGGCCGCGATTGGCGATGCGATGAGCCGCAATATCGGCACCATCGGCCTGCGCCAGTACCATGCGCGGCTGGACACCGTCCTGTGCGGCCCTGCGGTGACGGTGCGCGTGCGCCCGGGCGACAACCTGATGATCCACAAGGCGCTGATGATGGTGCAGCCCGGCGATGTGCTGGTGATCGATGGCGGCGGCGATGTGGCCCAAGCCCTGGTCGGCGGCCTGATCCGTACCACCTGCGTAGCTAAAAAACTGGGCGGCCTGGTCATCGACGGCGCTGTGCGGGACCTCTGCGAATGGGCCGAGGAGGGCATGCCGCTGTTTGCCAAGGGCCATACGCACCGGGGCCCGAGCAAGGACGGCCCGGGCGAGATCAACATCCCCATATCCTGCGCCGGCATGGCCGTGCTGCCGGGTGACCTGATCGTTGGGGATGCCGATGGCGTGATCGCGATCCCGGCCGCCGAGGCAGCGCGGGTGCTGGAGCTGGGCCGTGCGCACCTGGTCAAGGAAGCCAAGATCCGCGCCGACAATGAGGCCGGTCGTTCGGACCCCGAGCGCTTTGACGCCACCTTGCGCGCCAAGGGTCTGCCGGTCTGA